Proteins from a single region of Candidatus Scalindua japonica:
- a CDS encoding radical SAM protein, producing MKYPLGKERIKFLVKIIKWASWNTLFKRPYCTNRNSIEIEVTTACNLLCIDCNRSCRQAPSLEGMSVEQVRTFISETVALKKKWKWVNLLGGEPTLHPDLIEICQILLDYKHSYSPTTKICLFTNGFKKMVKDTLDKIPDEIIIRNTQKRNIVHDYHFCYNIAPNDLKHFQKNKPDYARGCWITENCGLGMSRYGYYPCGPGASADRIFGWDIGIKKISGVTAKATMKQREILCQYCGLYLYSFPFMKDKLLAEFKEGKRSGKEVMSDSWKSAYRSYNQTKPDLGTY from the coding sequence ATGAAATACCCCCTAGGCAAAGAGCGAATCAAGTTTTTGGTGAAGATCATTAAGTGGGCGTCCTGGAACACTCTATTCAAACGCCCCTATTGTACCAATCGCAATTCCATTGAGATTGAGGTTACAACTGCCTGCAATCTCCTCTGTATTGATTGCAATCGATCGTGTCGTCAGGCTCCTTCTCTGGAAGGCATGTCGGTGGAACAGGTTAGAACATTCATTTCCGAAACTGTAGCTCTGAAAAAGAAATGGAAATGGGTTAACCTTTTAGGCGGTGAACCTACCCTCCACCCAGATCTGATAGAGATATGTCAAATTTTGTTAGACTATAAGCATTCCTACTCTCCAACGACAAAAATCTGTCTTTTTACAAACGGATTTAAAAAAATGGTTAAGGACACTCTGGATAAGATTCCTGATGAGATTATCATTCGCAATACCCAAAAGCGTAATATTGTGCATGATTATCACTTTTGCTACAACATTGCTCCCAATGACCTGAAACACTTTCAGAAGAATAAACCAGATTATGCTCGTGGATGTTGGATTACTGAAAATTGTGGATTAGGCATGTCTCGTTATGGTTACTATCCCTGCGGTCCAGGCGCAAGCGCCGACCGTATATTCGGGTGGGACATTGGTATCAAAAAGATCTCTGGTGTCACCGCAAAAGCCACAATGAAACAACGTGAAATACTATGTCAATATTGTGGACTCTACTTGTACTCTTTCCCATTCATGAAGGATAAACTTCTTGCAGAATTCAAGGAGGGAAAAAGGAGTGGTAAGGAAGTGATGTCAGACTCGTGGAAATCGGCTTACAGATCTTACAACCAGACCAAACCTGATCTAGGCACATATTAA
- a CDS encoding glycosyltransferase, with translation MKITIITLGTRGDVQPYIALALGLKKSGYDVTIAVPTNFKSFVASYGLKYYLLQVDYNDFLNSTEIKSVMAGSKLGAVKYARREAPKLLKRFLDFSYKAIVETDAEAIIYRPITIGCYHTSEKLNIPCFISTLAPILTPNKRFAYLYLPWHNLGGIFNKLSYSFINIAPLFYQCIINKWRKEVLGLPPKWAYTNYLWLNHKRIPILYCYSRHVVPFTDEWGKEDHVTGYWFLDSETDFTPSKELISFLGKGNPPIYIGFGSMTTKDPGHITKIILEALNRTGQRAIMFSGCGGLKKTNSPENVFYIEPIPHDWLFPKVSAVIQHGGAGTTAQSLKAGKPTLICPFIADQPFWGNIASELGVGPKPIPIGKLNADNLSSAINQLVSNEKMRRKAEETGKRIENEDGVNNAIRIINSCLSK, from the coding sequence ATGAAAATTACCATAATTACGCTTGGTACACGGGGAGATGTTCAGCCTTATATTGCGCTTGCTTTGGGTTTAAAAAAGAGTGGTTACGATGTAACTATCGCAGTTCCAACTAACTTCAAGAGCTTTGTGGCATCCTACGGTTTGAAATACTACCTTTTACAGGTTGATTATAACGATTTTTTAAATTCAACAGAAATAAAAAGTGTAATGGCAGGAAGTAAACTTGGAGCAGTCAAATATGCAAGAAGAGAAGCCCCGAAGCTATTAAAACGGTTTTTAGATTTTAGCTATAAGGCGATTGTTGAAACAGATGCAGAGGCAATTATATATCGTCCCATTACCATAGGTTGTTATCACACATCTGAAAAATTAAATATACCATGTTTTATAAGTACACTGGCGCCAATATTAACGCCAAATAAAAGATTCGCCTATCTGTATTTACCATGGCACAATCTTGGTGGTATTTTCAATAAGTTAAGTTATTCATTCATTAACATCGCTCCGCTTTTTTATCAATGTATTATAAATAAGTGGCGCAAAGAAGTTCTTGGCCTTCCGCCAAAATGGGCCTATACAAATTATCTGTGGTTAAATCACAAGCGTATTCCAATTTTATATTGTTACAGCAGGCATGTAGTACCATTTACAGACGAATGGGGAAAAGAAGATCATGTTACAGGATATTGGTTTCTGGATTCAGAAACTGATTTTACTCCATCGAAAGAGTTAATTAGTTTCTTGGGGAAAGGTAACCCACCAATATATATAGGGTTTGGAAGCATGACGACAAAAGACCCTGGCCACATAACAAAGATAATATTAGAAGCGTTAAACAGGACCGGACAGAGGGCAATAATGTTTTCGGGTTGTGGTGGATTAAAAAAAACCAATTCACCTGAGAATGTATTTTATATTGAACCTATCCCTCATGATTGGCTATTCCCAAAAGTTTCAGCAGTAATTCAACATGGTGGAGCAGGCACAACTGCACAAAGTTTAAAGGCAGGAAAACCAACATTGATTTGCCCATTCATAGCAGATCAGCCATTCTGGGGGAATATTGCATCAGAACTGGGAGTTGGGCCAAAACCAATTCCAATTGGAAAACTAAATGCTGACAATCTTTCTAGTGCAATTAATCAACTTGTATCTAACGAAAAAATGAGGCGAAAAGCTGAAGAAACTGGCAAACGAATTGAAAATGAGGATGGAGTTAACAATGCGATACGAATCATAAATTCCTGTTTATCAAAATGA
- a CDS encoding glycosyltransferase encodes MKITIITLGTRGDVQPYIPLALGLKKSGYDVTLAIPINFKSLVASYGLNYYPVNVDYNDFLNSTEIKKVNAGSKLEAIKYARSKVPDLLKRFLDFSYHAIVETDAEAIIYRPNTIGCYHTAEKLNIPCFISTPAPVLTPNKRFAYPYLQWYNLGGLLNKLSYSLINIAPLFYQRIINKWRKEVLDLPPKWTYTNYLWLNNKRIPILYCYSRHVVPFTDEWGKEDHVTGYWFLDSETDFTPSKELIDFLGKENPPVYIGFGSMVAKDPGQITKIILEALGRAGQRAIIASGWGGLINIDSPENVFYIESIPHDWLFSKVSAVIQHGGPGTTAQSLKAGKPTFICPFTSDQPFWGNIASELGVGPKPIPNWKLNADNLSNAINQLLSSEKMRRKAEEIGKRISNEDGVGNAIKIINSHLSK; translated from the coding sequence GTGAAAATTACCATAATTACACTTGGCACACGCGGAGATGTCCAGCCTTATATTCCACTTGCTTTGGGATTAAAAAAATCTGGCTATGACGTCACTCTTGCTATCCCAATTAACTTCAAAAGTTTAGTTGCATCCTATGGTTTAAATTACTATCCGGTCAATGTTGATTACAACGATTTTTTAAATTCAACAGAGATAAAAAAGGTAAACGCAGGAAGTAAACTTGAAGCAATCAAATATGCAAGAAGTAAAGTTCCAGATTTATTAAAGCGGTTTTTGGATTTTAGCTACCATGCGATTGTTGAAACAGATGCAGAGGCAATTATCTATCGACCCAATACCATAGGTTGTTATCACACGGCAGAAAAATTAAATATACCATGTTTTATAAGTACACCGGCTCCAGTATTAACGCCAAATAAAAGATTCGCTTATCCCTATTTGCAGTGGTACAATTTGGGCGGTCTTCTCAATAAATTAAGTTATTCACTTATAAACATCGCCCCGCTTTTCTATCAACGAATTATAAATAAGTGGCGTAAAGAAGTTCTTGACCTTCCACCAAAATGGACCTATACAAATTATCTGTGGTTAAATAACAAACGCATTCCAATTTTATATTGTTACAGCAGACATGTAGTACCCTTTACAGACGAATGGGGAAAAGAAGACCATGTTACAGGATATTGGTTTCTGGATTCAGAAACTGATTTTACTCCATCGAAAGAATTAATTGATTTCTTGGGTAAAGAAAACCCGCCCGTATATATAGGGTTTGGAAGCATGGTTGCAAAAGACCCTGGCCAGATAACAAAGATAATATTGGAAGCATTAGGCAGGGCTGGACAGAGAGCAATAATTGCTTCGGGTTGGGGTGGATTAATAAACATCGATTCACCTGAGAATGTTTTTTATATTGAATCTATTCCTCATGATTGGTTATTTTCAAAGGTCTCAGCAGTGATTCAACACGGTGGTCCTGGAACAACTGCACAAAGCCTAAAGGCTGGAAAACCGACATTCATTTGTCCATTTACAAGTGACCAGCCATTTTGGGGCAACATTGCATCAGAACTGGGTGTTGGACCAAAACCGATTCCAAATTGGAAACTAAATGCTGACAATCTTTCTAACGCAATTAATCAACTTTTATCCAGCGAAAAAATGAGACGAAAAGCTGAAGAAATTGGTAAACGCATTAGCAATGAGGACGGAGTTGGAAATGCAATAAAAATTATAAATTCTCATTTATCTAAATAA